The window ATGACGGAGAGCCGGCTGAAGCCGGCCTCCTCCGCGGCCGCACCCGCCGCGGCCAGCTCGGGTCCGAGGGCGGCCGGGCCGTCGGGGTGGTCGAAGCGGGCGATGTGTACGCCCAGTCGCATGAGTTCTCCAGTTCAGTCGGCGCGGTAGCGGAGTCCGTCGAGGAGCAGATCGAGCATGCGGCCCGCGCGGTCGCGCAGCCCCATGTCGGTGGTGATCAGCAGGATGCCGCCGAGGCTGAAGCCGACGTCGAGAGGGTCGACGTCGGAGCGCAGGACGCCCGCCTCGGCCCCGGCCTTCAGCAGCGTGCTGATGGCCGTGCTGATCCGGTCCAGGCTCTCGGCGAACGGGTCCGAGTCGCCGGAGGCGATGACGGCCTTCAACGCGTCCGCCATGCCCTGCTTGGTGGCCAGATAGTCGATGAACCGGTCCATCCACACCCGCATCGCCTGGTCGGGCGGGTATTGCGCCAGCAGTTCCTCGGCGCTGTCGCAGACCCGCGCGACCTCGTTGCGGTATGCGGCCTCAAGCAGGGCCTCCCGGGTGGGGAAGTGCCGGTACAGCGTGCCGATACCCACACCGGCCTCTTTGGCGATGGCCTCGAGCGACACGTCCGTGCCCCGCTCGGAGAAGGCGCGTACGGCCACGTCGAGCAGGCGTTGCCGATTGCGGCGCGCGTCGGCACGCAGTCCGCGTGTGTTGCCGGTCACAGCATTCCTTTCTCCTGGACAACCGGAGGATCCTCCGCTTAAAGTTCAAGCAAAGCGGAGGTTCCTCCGCTTTTTGATCGTAGCAAACCGGGAGCACGTGCCGACATGACCACGAGCACACGCATCACCACCCCCTTCCATGCCGGATCCATGGCCGCCGACGTCATCGCGGGCACGGATCTCACCGGCCGCCGCGCCGTCGTCACCGGAGCCGCCTCCGGCATCGGCGTGGAGACCGCCCGGGCGCTCGCCGGGGCCGGCGCGCAGGTCGTCCTCGCCGTGCGGGACACGGCCGCCGGCCGCCGCACCGCGGAGGACATCAAGGTCACCACCGGCTCCGAGGGCGTGACGGTCGCCTCCCTGGATCTGACCGATCCGGCGTCCGTCGAGGCGTTCGTGACCGCATGGCAAGGGCCGCTGCACATCCTCGTCAACAACGCGGGCGTGATGGCGACTCCGGAGACCCGGACGCCACAGGGCTGGGAGTTGCAGTTCGCCACCAACCACCTGGGGCACTTCGCCCTCGCCACCGGGCTGCACGGCGCTCTCGCGGCGGCCGGCGGTGCGCGCGTGGTGTCGGTGAGCTCCAGCGGACACCTCTTCTCACCCGTCGTCTTCGACGACCTCCACTTCACCGAGCGGCCGTACGACCCGTGGCTCGCCTACGGGCAGTCCAAGACGGCCAACGTGCTGTTCGCGGTCGAGGCCGGCCGGCGCTGGTCCGACGACGGGATCGCGGTCAACGCGCTGATGCCCGGCGGGATCCGGACCAACCTGATGCGTCATATCGGGGACGCCGAGATGGCGCAGTTCGGGGCCCACCTCCAGGCCCTGATCGGCGAGGGAACGCAGCCGCCCGAGCTGTCCCTCAAGACGGTGGAGCAGGGGGCCGCGACCTCGGTGCTGCTGGCCGCGTCGCTCGTGGTCGACGGCGTCACCGGCCGGTACTTCGAGGACTGCGACGAGGCCGAACCGCACCGGCCCGGCACCAACACCGGGGTCGCCGCGCACGCCGTGGACCCGGAGGCGGCCGCGCGTCTGTGGCAGGTCTCCGAGCAGCTCCTGGCCTGACCTCCCATTCCATATTCCATCAACTCCCTTTTCCCACTGGAAGGTTCTCGTGTCCAAGACCTGGTTCGTCACCGGCTCGTCCCGCGGTTTCGGCCGCGCGTTCGTCGAGGCCGCGCTGGATCGCGGAGACTCGGTCGCCGCGACCGCGCGGAACACGGAGTCCCTGACGGACCTCGCGATCACCTACGGCGAGCAGTTGCTCGCGCTGCCCCTGGACGTCACCGACAAGACCGCCGCGTTCGACGCGGTCCACAAGGCCCACGCGCACTTCGGCCGACTGGATGTCGTCGTCAACAACGCCGGCTACGGCCACTTCGGCATGGTCGAGGAGCTGACCGAGGCCGAGGCGCGCGACCAGATGGAAACGAACTTCTTCGGCGTGCTCTGGGTCACCCAGGCCGCGCTGCCGCTGCTGCGCGCCCAGGGCGGCGGCCACATCGTCCAGGTCTCCTCCGTCGGCGGCGTGCTCTCCTTTCCGAGCCTCGGTGTCTACGCCGCCTCCAAGTGGGCGGTGGAGGGGCTGTCCGAGGCCCTGGCCGCCGAGGTCGCCGGGCAGAACATCAAGGTCACCCTGGTCGAGCCCGGCCCCTACCCCACCGACTGGCCCGGCGCCTCCGCGGTCAACTCCGAGCCCGACCCGCTCTACGGCGGAGTCCGTCAGGCCCTGGCCGAGGGCCTGGACCTGTCCGACATGGGCGATCCGAAGGCCGTCGGTCCCGCCCTGCTGACGATCGTGGATACCGAGAACCCGCCGCTGCGGGTGTTCTTCGGCAGGCCGCCGATCCAGCTGGCCAAGGACCACTACGCGCGCAAGCTGGCCACCTGGGCCGAGTGGGAGCACGTCTCCCTCGCCGCCCACGGCTGACCCCATGGCATTCATGGCCCAGGGTGCTTTCTAGCCCAGTACTTGAACTTTCAAGATCGACTACTCGACCATCTGCCTCTCGGAGGAACCAATGGCACGCACCACACCCAGACGCTGGAAGCGCTGGCTGATCGTCGGCGTTGCCGCCGCCGCCCTCGTGGGCGTCGGAGGCCCGTACGTCTACATCAACTACATCCAGGACGACCCACCAGCCGCGCTGTCACTCGACAGTCCACCGGCCACGCCGGAGAGCACCTCCGGCTCCGGCTCCGGCGAGCAGGCGGGGGAGGGCGTCGAGGGCGCGTGGCGGGTCGGCAGCGGTTCGCAGGCCGGCTACCGCGTCGACGAGGTGCTCTTCGGCCAGAACGTCACGGCCGTGGGCCGTACCGAAGAGGTCACCGGAGAGCTGGAGATCGAGGGCACCCGGGCTGTCGGCGGGAGCTTCACCGTCGACCTGGCCTCGGTGGAGAGCGACTCCGACCAACGCGACAGCCAGTTCCGCGGCCGGATCATGAACACCGAGCGGTACCCGAACGCCGTCTTCGAGCTCACCGAGTCCGTGGACTTCGGCTCGGTGCCGGACGTGAACGAACAGGTCACCGGCGAGGCCACGGGGGATCTGACCATCCACGGCGAGACCAATTCCGTCACGTTCGACCTCACCGCCCAGCGCACCGCCGACGGCTTCCGCGTGAACGGCTCGATCCCCGTCACCTTCGCCGACTACGGCATCGACGCACCGAACTTCGGCGGGATCGCCGTCGAGGACGAGGGGACCGTCGAGTTCCTCCTCGCCTTCAGCCCCGCGTGATTCCGCCGCCCACAGCTACTACGTAACGCATCGCTCATCGCACCCGTATTGGAGAACACCGTCATGAGCAAGACCCACTTGTCCAGGAGGACCGTCGCCGCTCTGCTGGCCACGGCGACCATCGGATCCATGGCCGGATTCGTGCCCGCCGCCACGGCGTCCGCTCCCGCCTCCTCCCTGAACGTCGCGGACTCCCTGCAGGCGAACCCCCACGCCGAGGAGCGCAACAAGCGCGTCGCCGTCCACGTGCTCAGGCAGCTCTTCGAGGAAGGCAACCTCAGCGTCGCCGACCAGTACATCCGTGCGGACTACATCCAGCACAACCCGATGGCCCCCGACGGCCGGGAGGCCATCAAGAACTTCATCCGCGACTGGCACGCGCAGTTCCCGGACCACGTGTACAACGTCAAGCGGGTCCTCGCCCAGGGCGACCTGGTCATGGTGCACTCCAACCCGGTCTTCGAGCCCGGCACCCGCGGTTCGTCCGTGGTCGACATCTTCCGCTTCGACAAGAAGGGCATGATCGCCGAGCACTGGGACGTGGTCCAGGAGGTACCGGAGACCACCGTCAACGGCAACGACATGTTCGGCACAGTCAGCCAGCCG of the Streptomyces sp. T12 genome contains:
- a CDS encoding TetR/AcrR family transcriptional regulator gives rise to the protein MTGNTRGLRADARRNRQRLLDVAVRAFSERGTDVSLEAIAKEAGVGIGTLYRHFPTREALLEAAYRNEVARVCDSAEELLAQYPPDQAMRVWMDRFIDYLATKQGMADALKAVIASGDSDPFAESLDRISTAISTLLKAGAEAGVLRSDVDPLDVGFSLGGILLITTDMGLRDRAGRMLDLLLDGLRYRAD
- a CDS encoding SDR family NAD(P)-dependent oxidoreductase encodes the protein MTTSTRITTPFHAGSMAADVIAGTDLTGRRAVVTGAASGIGVETARALAGAGAQVVLAVRDTAAGRRTAEDIKVTTGSEGVTVASLDLTDPASVEAFVTAWQGPLHILVNNAGVMATPETRTPQGWELQFATNHLGHFALATGLHGALAAAGGARVVSVSSSGHLFSPVVFDDLHFTERPYDPWLAYGQSKTANVLFAVEAGRRWSDDGIAVNALMPGGIRTNLMRHIGDAEMAQFGAHLQALIGEGTQPPELSLKTVEQGAATSVLLAASLVVDGVTGRYFEDCDEAEPHRPGTNTGVAAHAVDPEAAARLWQVSEQLLA
- a CDS encoding SDR family oxidoreductase, with amino-acid sequence MSKTWFVTGSSRGFGRAFVEAALDRGDSVAATARNTESLTDLAITYGEQLLALPLDVTDKTAAFDAVHKAHAHFGRLDVVVNNAGYGHFGMVEELTEAEARDQMETNFFGVLWVTQAALPLLRAQGGGHIVQVSSVGGVLSFPSLGVYAASKWAVEGLSEALAAEVAGQNIKVTLVEPGPYPTDWPGASAVNSEPDPLYGGVRQALAEGLDLSDMGDPKAVGPALLTIVDTENPPLRVFFGRPPIQLAKDHYARKLATWAEWEHVSLAAHG
- a CDS encoding YceI family protein, with amino-acid sequence MARTTPRRWKRWLIVGVAAAALVGVGGPYVYINYIQDDPPAALSLDSPPATPESTSGSGSGEQAGEGVEGAWRVGSGSQAGYRVDEVLFGQNVTAVGRTEEVTGELEIEGTRAVGGSFTVDLASVESDSDQRDSQFRGRIMNTERYPNAVFELTESVDFGSVPDVNEQVTGEATGDLTIHGETNSVTFDLTAQRTADGFRVNGSIPVTFADYGIDAPNFGGIAVEDEGTVEFLLAFSPA
- a CDS encoding nuclear transport factor 2 family protein: MSKTHLSRRTVAALLATATIGSMAGFVPAATASAPASSLNVADSLQANPHAEERNKRVAVHVLRQLFEEGNLSVADQYIRADYIQHNPMAPDGREAIKNFIRDWHAQFPDHVYNVKRVLAQGDLVMVHSNPVFEPGTRGSSVVDIFRFDKKGMIAEHWDVVQEVPETTVNGNDMFGTVSQPRTNQPGPRWVTPFSQEVATAYFDTLLVDKNPDAVRYLTPEYYQHNPTIPNGSAGLREQFTNFFQQFPNLIVERKRVIAEGDLVAIHAHYRLNPEDRGQAVVDIFRVGKHGKILEHWDSVQDVPSTPPLNDNTMF